One genomic window of Eptesicus fuscus isolate TK198812 chromosome 6, DD_ASM_mEF_20220401, whole genome shotgun sequence includes the following:
- the SCOC gene encoding LOW QUALITY PROTEIN: short coiled-coil protein (The sequence of the model RefSeq protein was modified relative to this genomic sequence to represent the inferred CDS: deleted 1 base in 1 codon): MRMRAFWSGDWRDGAGLPARRKLCGRRGRSCRCQLLPVSGPVASSRYLPLPAPRTADQSPRILYPRSKSLLPKMMNADMDAVDAENQVELEEKTRLINQVLELQHTLEDLSARVDAVKEENLKLKSENQVLGQYIENLMSASSVFQTTDTKSKRK, from the exons ATGCGCATGCGTGCCTTCTGGAGTGGGGATTGGCGGGACGGGGCGGGACTCCCGGCTCGGCGCAAGCTCTGTGGGCGGAGG GGGCGGAGCTGCCGGTGTCAATTGCTCCCAGTGTCGGGGCCTGTAGCATCCTCCAGGTACCTACCCCTCCCGGCGCCTCGAACGGCAG ACCAGTCACCAAGGATTTTGTATCCGAGGTCCAAAAGTTTGTTACCCAAGATGATGAATGCTGACATGGATg CAGTTGATGCTGAAAATCAGGTGGAACTGGAGGAAAAAACACGACTTATTAATCAAGTGTTGGAACTCCAACACACACTTGAAG acCTCTCTGCAAGGGTAGATGCAGTGAAGGAAGAAAATCTGAAGCTAAAATCAGAAAACCAAGTTCTTGGACAATATATAGAAAACCTCATGTCAGCTTCTAGTGTTTTTCAAACAACTGacacaaaaagcaaaagaaagtaa